The following are encoded together in the Fusarium keratoplasticum isolate Fu6.1 chromosome 1, whole genome shotgun sequence genome:
- a CDS encoding Peptidase-M10 domain-containing protein, translated as MELAIVAEVWNKVEVGVTFEWVHLATDATFLLSRAGKGGRTPAMSFFPNSADLNSTPPISDIKAEGQGAVPLGVRDPKSVMTYAPEPPEMQQSNLNSTKMFYVLRPNEN; from the exons atggaGCTCGCCATCGTGGCCGAGGTGTGGAACAAAGTTGAAGTCGGCGTCACCTTTGAGTGGGTGCACCTAGCTACAGATGCCacctttctcctctcccgtGCTGGCAAAGGCGGCCGTACCCCGGCTATGTCCTTCTTCCCCAACTCGGCCGACCTGAACTCCAC GCCCCCGATCTCTGATATCAAGGCGGAGGGGCAGGGTGCAGTGCCGCTGGGCGTTCGAGACCCCAAGTCAGTCATGACCTACGCTCCTGAGCCGCCCGAGATGCAGCAGTCCAACCTTAACTCTACCAAGATGTTCTATGTGTTGAGGCCTAACGAGAACTGA
- a CDS encoding FAD-binding-3 domain-containing protein: protein MSASTFKVIVVGGGPSGLTAAHALHLAGIDFVVLERRENVVEDVGASLVLAPPSLRVMHQFGILEELLAIGREVEFGKSFDLEGREFKNSTKVQLLRKNHGSCPVAFHRAQLIQVLYDRLPTEAKEKVHLGKKLTSIEPNESGVTVSCADGSVYEGSVVIGADGVHSKTRHLMRQLALKDDPSRDWEPEEPFASSYKCMWASFMRPSEEGGQNYDTQHQNKSAMYISGRERSWIFLYEKLPEPTTNRASYSQKDIEKFSEGFMDFPLTGTLKVKDLWDKRLTAGMANLEEGVAEHWSWNRIVLVGDACHKFTPNAGLGLNNGIQDVVMLCNGLRKAVCDSSDGPSQSVLTEIFDEYQKVRTQALQSDASRSAGMTRMHAWENTKYYLLSRYIMSSPLVEHLLINILGARGMRESLVLDYVPCEEPMRGKVPWRHAMPEPVKSG, encoded by the exons ATGAGCGCTAGCACATTCAAAGTCATCGTTGTTGGGGGCGGGCCGTCTGGCTTAACTGCGGCTCACGCCCTACACCTAGCCGGCATCGACTTTGTCGTGCTAGAGAGGAGGGAAAACGTTGTCGAGGACGTCGGAGCGAGTCTTGTTTTGGCACCGCCAAGCCTACGAGTCATGCACCAATTCGGTATCCTTGAAGAGCTATTGGCCATCGGGAGAGAGGTTGAGTTTGGCAAGTCATTTGATTTGGAAGGGCGGGAATTCAAGAACAGCACCAAGGTTCAGCTTTTGCGCAAAAA CCACGGCTCTTGTCCTGTTGCCTTTCATCGAGCTCAGCTTATCCAGGTTCTCTATGATCGCCTCCCCACAGAGGCCAAAGAAAAGGTCCACCTCGGGAAAAAGCTCACCAGCATCGAGCCCAATGAAAGTGGTGTGACTGTTTCCTGCGCTGATGGCAGCGTGTACGAGGGCTCCGTTGTGATCGGAGCTGATGGCGTACACAGCAAAACTCGCCATCTGATGCGTCAACTTGCCTTGAAAGACGACCCTTCTCGAGACTGGGAACCCGAGGAGCCGTTTGCTTCCTCTTACAAGTGCATGTGGGCAAGTTTCATGCGACCCTCGGAGGAAGGCGGTCAGAATTACGACACCCAACATCAAAACAAGAGTGCCATGTACATATCAGGTCGCGAGCGAAGCTGGATCTTTCTTTACGAAAAGCTGCCGGAGCCAACGACCAACAGGGCCTCATACTCTCAGAAGGACATTGAGAAGTTCTCTGAGGGGTTCATGGATTTTCCACTGACCGGGAcgctcaaggtcaaggatcTGTGGGACAAGAGGCTCACAGCTGGCATGGCCAAtctggaagaaggagttgcGGAGCATTGGAGTTGGAATCGGATCGTGCTTGTGGGTGATGCGTGCCACAAGTTTACTCCCAACGCTGGCCTGGGCTTGAACAACGGTATCCAGGACGTGGTGATGCTATGCAACGGCTTGCGGAAGGCCGTGTGTGATAGCTCCGATGGACCAAGCCAGAGTGTTCTGACCGAGATATTCGACGAGTATCAAAAGGTTCGGACACAGGCGCTTCAGTCCGACGCGTCTCGTTCAGCTGGCATGACGCGCATGCATGCATGGGAGAACACGAAGTACTATCTCCTGTCGAGGTATATCATGTCGTCGCCGCTGGTTGAACACCTTTTGATCAACATTCTTGGAGCAAGAGGGATGCGTGAGTCGCTCGTATTGGATTATGTCCCGTGCGAAGAGCCGATGCGAGGAAAGGTCCCTTGGAGACATGCGATGCCTGAACCTGTCAAGAGCGGTTGA
- a CDS encoding MFS domain-containing protein, translating to MTQTRDNEVIAMSVEEPSSQFNFKTVKRGGKHHEILDAAPMVDYEADRETALTALTAEEEKRLIRRVDWRLVPLLCLLYLMKKIDENNASNARIMNKGTDANILTELGITSDQYSLITILYTVPYILAEVPSNLVLKWIRPSRWQSRIMISWGIVTACTAAVSNLGGLYAVRFMLGLTEAGMFPGVILHLTYWYRPDEIAVRLVWIFTIGNISGIISGLLAYGFHEMSGVAGISGWRWLFIIEGIVTILLAFVIWFRLPDFPGTSEWLTPKERAFLQARLPVASPRSSEKDFDMREVIKTLRDKRLWLFTLSWALQTCGASGVKFYQPSIIANMGFSSIATAQILNIPMSVLTIIIIVTAGYVSDRAKFPLPLFPITSTIIVIASYGILVAYPNDIAVYIGMLIGNSFSIAWFPMMWSWRSQTVSGATGSAFAIGFVNSYGQIGDAVGPQMFQDKYEPRYRLPFALAMSLIAACGLTNSYTWWVTRQTERDTRRHKRARLEAKRNNEAILDDVTDHDLDGGRRD from the exons atgacacAAACCAGGGACAACGAGGTGATCGCCATGTCTGTGGAGGAGCCATCCTCGCAATTCAACTTCAAGACCGTCAAGCGAGGTGGCAAGCACCATGAGATCCTCGACGCTGCTCCCATGGTCGACTACGAGGCTGACCGTGAGACGGCGCTCACCGCGCTgaccgccgaggaggagaagcgtcTCATCCGCAGGGTCGACTGGCGGCTAGTTCCCCTCCTCTGCTTGCTCTATCTTATGAAAAAGATTGACGAGAACAAC GCCTCGAACGCCCGGATTATGAACAAAGGCACCGATGCGAACATATTGACCGAGCTAGGTATTACCAGTGACCAGTACAGTCTAATTACTATCCTGTATACT GTTCCTTATATCCTGGCTGAAGTTCCGTCAAACTTGGTCCTGAAGTGGATCAGGCCCTCCCGTTGGCAATCCCGAATCATGATCAGCTG GGGCATTGTGACGGCCTGCACGGCTGCAGTCTCGAATCTTGGCGGCTTGTACGCCGTGCGCTTCATGTTGGGCTTGACCGAAGCTGGAATGTTCCCGGGCGTCATCCTCCATCTAACGTACTGGTACCGCCCTGACGAGATTGCGGTCAGGCTCGTCTGGATCT TTACCATTGGCAATATTAGCGGCATCATCAGCGGTCTTCTTGCCTACGGATTCCATGAAATGTCGGGCGTTGCGGGTATATCCGGTTGGCGATG GCTTTTCATCATTGAGGGCATTGTCACTATCCTGCTTGCATTCGTCATCTGGTTCCGCCTGCCTGATT TTCCCGGCACGTCGGAGTGGCTCACTCCCAAAGAGCGCGCCTTTCTCCAGGCGCGCCTGCCCGTGGCTTCACCTAGATCTTCCGAGAAGGACTTTGATATGAGGGAGGTTATCAAGACGCTCCGCGACAAgaggctctggctcttcacCCTCAGCTGGGCGCTCCAGACTTGTGGTGCCAGCGGCGTCAAGTTCTACCAGCCGTCCATCATCGCCAATATGGGCTTCAGCAGCATCGCAACCGCCCAGATCCTCAATATCCCCATGTCCGTGTTGACCATTATCATCATCGTGACCGCTGGCTATGTCTCAGACAGAGCCAAGTTCCCGCTGCCACTCTTCCCCATCACTAGtaccatcatcgtcatcgcttCCTACGGCATCCTAGTCGCATATCCTAACGACATTGCCGTCTATATCG GAATGTTGATCGGAAACAGCTTCAGCATTGCCTGGTTCCCG ATGATGTGGTCGTGGCGTTCTCAGACCGTTAGCGGCGCTACCGGCTCCGCGTTTGCCATTGGCTTTGTCAATAGCTATGGGCAGATTGGCGACGCCGTCGGACCGCAGATGTTCCAAGACAAGTACGAGCCACGATACCGATTACCTTTTGCCCTAGCCATGTCTCTCATCGCTGCTTGTGGCCTTACCAACAGCTACACGTGGTGGGTTACCCGGCAGACTGAGCGAGATACCCGCAGGCACAAACGTGCAAGACTAGAGGCCAAACGCAACAACGAGGCTATTCTAGACGACGTCACCGATCATGACCTCGACGGTGGTCGCAGGGACTAG
- a CDS encoding AA-permease domain-containing protein, whose product MNADEEKHPKADFADVGSLQHGDTDNMGHLHRRLNNRQIQLIAAGGSIGTALFISIGGGLAKGGPGSLLIAYTLYSLVLALVNNSVAEMNTYMPVAGGFVRLAGYWVDDALGFVAGWNFFLYEALLIPFEITALTFVISFWSTNVTNPGPTAGICAAVIVCYGLLNILAVRFYGEAEFWLSGGKLILIFILFAFTFVTMCGGNPQHDAYGFRHFSNPGSFATYLSGGDKGRFEGFLAALWSASFTVVGPEYISMVAAEAQRPTYYIKSAFKTVYYRFCIFFIVGALAIGVVCAYNDPALVEIYFGSGGSGNAAASPYVIAMTNLGVKGLPHLVNFLILTSIFSAGNTYTYCATRALYSLALEGRAPRFLRYCNKAGVPVYCFFIVMCFPFLSFLQVGSDSAKVLGWFVSIITGGGLITFVIMSITYINYHKACVAQGVDRKTERPYYGYFQPYGAYIALAIQFVILLTYGYYAFRPKFDVEVFFQNYSMQILAVLLYAGWKLFKRTRYIKPSEVDLVWERPQIEAYENTFTEPPVGFWTEMIQIVGFRRNKKTSEA is encoded by the exons ATGAACgcagacgaggagaagcacCCCAAGGCCGACTTTGCCGACGTCGGCAGCCTTCAGCATGGCGACACGGACAACATGGGCCATCTCCACCGGCGCCTTAACAACCGTCAGATCCAGCTCATTGCCGCCGGTGGTTCCATCGGCACggccctcttcatctccatcggAGGCGGCCTAGCCAAGGGCGGCCCCGGCAGCCTCTTGATCGCCTATACCCTCTACTcgctcgtcctcgccctcgtcaatAACTCGGTCGCTGAGATGAACACATACATGCCCGTCGCGGGTGGCTTTGTCCGCCTGGCGGGATACTGGGTCGATGATGCCCTGGGCTTCGTCGCTGGCTGGAACTTCTTCCTCTACGAGGCTCTGCTTATTCCGTTTGAGATTACTGCATTGACCTTTGTCATTTCTTTCTGGAGCACAAATGTCACGAACCCTGGACCTACGGCTGGCATTTGCGCCGCAGTCATTGTGTGCTACGG ACTTCTCAACATCCTCGCTGTTCGCTTCTATGGCGAGGCTGAATTTTGGCTCTCGGGAGGcaaactcatcctcatctttaTCCTCTTTGCCTTCACCTTTGTCACCATGTGCGGAGGCAACCCGCAGCATGATGCTT ACGGCTTTAGGCATTTCTCAAATCCCGGGTCGTTTGCAACGTATTTAAGTGGAGGCGACAAAGGCCGGTTCGAAGgcttcctcgccgccctctgGAGCGCTTCCTTCACCGTCGTCGGTCCCGAGTATATCTCCATGGTCGCTGCCGAGGCCCAGCGCCCTACCTACTACATCAAGTCGGCCTTCAAGACCGTGTACTACCGATTCTGCATCTTCTTCATTGTCGGTGCCCTGGCCATCGGAGTCGTGTGCGCGTACAACGACCCTGCTCTCGTCGAGATCTACTTTGGAAGCGGTGGCTCTGGTAACGCGGCTGCGTCCCCCTATGTCATTGCCATGACCAACCTTGGTGTCAAGGGTCTGCCTCACCTGGTCAACTTCCTAATCctcacctccatcttctccgccGGAAACACCTACACCTACTGTGCCACTCGAGCGCTCTACTCGTTGGCTCTTGAAGGCCGTGCCCCTCGATTCCTCCGATACTGCAACAAGGCCGGTGTCCCTGTCTActgcttcttcatcgtcatgtGCTTCCCATTCCTCTCGTTCCTCCAGGTTGGCAGCGACTCTGCCAAGGTTCTGGGCTGGTTCGtgagcatcatcaccggTGGTGGTCTGATCACCTTCGTCATCATGTCCATCACCTACATCAACTACCACAAGGCCTGTGTTGCCCAGGGCGTCGACCGAAAGACGGAGCGACCCTACTATGGATATTTCCAGCCTTACGGAGCCTACATCGCCCTGGCCATCCAGTTTGTCATCCTCCTCACATACGGATACTACGCCTTCAGACCCAAGTTTGACGTCGAGGTCTTTTTCCAGAACTACTCGATGCAAATCCTTGCTGTTCTTCTTTATGCGGGATGGAAGCTCTTTAAGCGCACGCGTTATATTAAGCCCAGCGAGGTTGACCTGGTCTGGGAGCGACCCCAGATTGAGGCTTACGAGAACACCTTCACTGAGCCACCGGTTGGCTTCTGGACCGAGATGATCCAGATTGTGGGTTTCCGAAGGAATAAGAAGACTTCTGAAGCTTGA
- a CDS encoding F-box domain-containing protein: MMEQQVSPLPNLQPANLASLPIDILVQILDYFRNDEFVDEDRVQWVNWWGQSPDQTICNLRLTCRRLHDLASPLLFPVVDIELEGKSLRRVEELLSNRHIASGVLGLRVTLEYRPAELAADLAKFVKIKDDALVGILESPGRLDGLAMCFGYGSPDFERASAEQMHNRTAMRRAWDNVIEGEDGDEPDEQVLAYQKILLESHREYARLHEEQLQLIEKGTFVNTLASLLPKGQQPLSLSIQGTRCDDENDYIDNYWEVFEDTHGLCDFLTDPHAWASLDHLDGEVSLPQAKIISELPVALHKAGVSLRYFHLSCLPVRSNFSDICPGLDVSPDAVAWHDLQAACQQLKGFELVGVGWEYHKKAQTVCIPSEGRTFIEAYLSAVLSGQCLDSVEVDLSGFGLVDRHSGWTEPCHLTGAFASISWPCIKYLDIKGMVFAQEELERFCLDLSPSLGDFFLDMINLWDGSWVRTLDILREKAVANSELLILLGDWRGGELGQKTKVSRDTSSRQWELRDEGLVEKFRQYVQGKEGMENPAKA; the protein is encoded by the coding sequence ATGATGGAGCAACAAGTGTCGCCTCTTCCCAACCTACAACCCGCCAACCTGGCCTCCCTCCCCATAGACATTCTCGTCCAAATTCTGGATTACTTCCGAAATGATGAGTTTGTAGATGAAGATCGTGTCCAGTGGGTGAACTGGTGGGGTCAAAGTCCGGACCAAACTATTTGCAATTTGCGCTTGACGTGCCGTCGCTTACACGATCTGGCTTCACCACTTCTTTTCCCGGTCGTGGACATTGAGCTTGAAGGAAAATCGCTACGCCGTGTTGAAGAACTGTTGAGCAATCGACACATCGCCAGCGGAGTCCTCGGCCTCCGCGTCACTCTCGAGTATCGCCCCGCAGAGCTTGCCGCCGACTTGGCCAAGTtcgtcaagatcaaagaTGACGCCTTGGTTGGCATTCTCGAGAGTCCAGGTCGCCTAGATGGACTAGCTATGTGTTTTGGATACGGCTCGCCTGATTTCGAAAGAGCCTCTGCCGAGCAGATGCACAACCGAACGGCCATGAGACGAGCGTGGGATAATGTCATCgaaggtgaagatggcgatgagcCGGATGAGCAAGTCCTGGCTTATCAGAAGATTTTACTCGAAAGCCACAGAGAATACGCCAGACTGCACGAGGAGCAGCTTCAACTGATAGAGAAGGGGACGTTTGTCAACACCCTTGCATCCTTACTGCCTAAAGGCCAGCAGCCGCTCTCCCTGAGTATCCAAGGTACCAGATGCGACGATGAGAATGATTACATTGACAATTACTGGGAGGTCTTCGAGGACACACATGGACTTTGCGATTTTCTGACAGATCCACACGCCTGGGCCTCGCTGGATCATTTGGACGGCGAGGTCAGCCTCccgcaggccaagatcatctcCGAACTCCCCGTCGCCTTGCACAAAGCAGGTGTGTCACTCAGGTACTTTCATCTCTCCTGCCTCCCGGTCCGGAGCAACTTTTCAGACATCTGTCCTGGCCTTGACGTCTCGCCAGACGCTGTTGCGTGGCATGACCTACAGGCGGCGTGCCAGCAGTTGAAGGGGTTTGAGCTCGTGGGCGTGGGGTGGGAGTACCACAAGAAAGCCCAGACGGTTTGTATACCATCCGAAGGCAGAACTTTTATCGAGGCCTACCTCAGCGCCGTTCTCTCCGGCCAGTGCCTCGATAGCGTCGAGGTTGACCTGAGCGGCTTCGGTCTGGTAGACAGGCATAGCGGATGGACAGAGCCCTGTCACCTAACTGGCGCCTTTGCATCAATCAGCTGGCCGTGTATCAAGTACCTTGACATCAAAGGCATGGTCTTCGCTCAGGAGGAGCTGGAACGTTTCTGTCTCGATCTAAGCCCGTCGTTGGGTGACTTTTTCCTAGACATGATCAACCTGTGGGACGGAAGCTGGGTTCGCACGCTAGACATACTCCGTGAAAAGGCCGTCGCCAACTCCGAGCTTCTGATTCTGCTGGGAGActggaggggaggggagctcGGCCAGAAGACCAAAGTATCCAGGGACACTAGCTCGCGGCAGTGGGAACTGAGAGATGAAGGACTGGTTGAGAAGTTTAGACAATATGtgcaaggaaaagaagggaTGGAAAACCCAGCGAAGGCTTGA
- a CDS encoding ABM domain-containing protein, translating to MVYTIVVHLYAKDDQECIDKLSAKLIEASRVYSKDQETISWFVMQDIKDPRAFTIVERYEQESSQKYHLENPYWKTFDPYVIPLLEKPMDLRRLEELDTSKDVVVPQ from the exons ATGGTCTACACAATCGTCGTTCACCTCTACGCCAAGGATGACCAGGAGTGCATCGATAAGCTTTcggccaagctcatcgaggcTAGCCGGGTCTACTCCAAGGATCAGGAAACCATTTCCTGGTTTGTGATGCAGGACATCAAGGATCCCCGTGCCTTCACAATTGTTGAGCGATATGAGCAAGAGAGC AGCCAGAAATATCACCTCGAGAACCCCTACTGGAAGACCTTTGATCCTTACGTCATTCCCCTGTTGGAGAAGCCCATGGACCTCAGGAGactggaggagcttgataCCAGCAAGGATGTTGTCGTCCCGCAGTAA
- a CDS encoding FAD-binding-3 domain-containing protein has protein sequence MAPLRVLICGGGCAGPALAFWLARDGHHVTVVERFPALRATGAQIDLREQGIEVVKRMGLLDAVRSRLVDEAGVSFVDSNGKVIGTIMANTSGKGAQSLTSEYEIMRGDLVRLLYDETKDKVNYVFNKTVESFEQDEKQVLAHFSDGTSDTFDLLVGADGQGSRIRKAIHPGVQDPYRHLGLHMAYYFIPREEADNNIRRTYLAAGGRMIMRRSHNPTETQVYFVLKDNTPETSSIHRASAEQQKEFWAQKFRGCGWQSDRFLEGMKTTDNFYSQEVVQVCVDTWHKGRVVLLGDAAHCPSPFSGMGTTGSFVGAYVLAGELSRNPDDLSLALANYDKTLRPFVNEIQNVNATAIRMTIPDSHWGVAIIHWVAWLVCLLRIPALFSRFSSEEKGGWPLPDYPELKYNQ, from the coding sequence ATGGCTCCCCTCAGAGTCCTCATATGTGGTGGTGGCTGCGCCGGACCTGCTCTAGCCTTTTGGCTCGCCCGCGACGGCCATCATGTCACCGTCGTGGAGAGATTTCCCGCACTCAGAGCAACAGGTGCACAAATCGACCTTCGCGAACAAGGCATCGAGGTCGTCAAGCGCATGGGCCTCCTTGATGCCGTCCGGTCAAGATTGGTTGATGAAGCCGGTGTGTCATTCGTTGACTCGAACGGCAAAGTCATCGGGACAATCATGGCGAACACATCGGGGAAGGGTGCTCAGTCTCTGACATCAGAGTACGAGATTATGCGAGGGGATCTTGTTCGGTTATTGTACGACGAAAcgaaggacaaggtcaactaCGTGTTTAACAAGACCGTCGAGAGTTTCGAGCAGGATGAGAAGCAAGTCCTTGCCCACTTCTCCGACGGCACATCCGACACTTTCGATCTCTTGGTTGGAGCTGACGGCCAAGGGTCAAGAATCCGGAAGGCAATTCACCCTGGAGTGCAAGATCCCTACCGTCACCTAGGCCTTCACATGGCTTACTACTTCATCCCGCGTGAGGAGGCAGACAACAATATTCGCAGGACATATCTTGCGGCTGGAGGCCGAATGATCATGCGCAGAAGTCACAATCCCACAGAAACCCAAGTCTACTTCGTGCTCAAAGACAATACTCCTGAAACATCCAGTATACACAGGGCATCAGCTGAGCAACAAAAAGAGTTCTGGGCGCAAAAGTTCCGCGGTTGCGGTTGGCAGTCGGATCGGTTTCTTGAAGGCATGAAGACGACAGACAACTTTTACAGCCAAGAGGTGGTTCAGGTCTGTGTTGACACATGGCACAAAGGCCGGGTGGTATTATTAGGAGACGCAGCACATTGTCCATCCCCCTTCAGCGGCATGGGAACTACGGGCAGCTTTGTTGGAGCATACGTGCTGGCGGGTGAACTGAGTCGAAACCCAGACGACCTGtccctggccttggcaaACTACGACAAAACACTGCGCCCATTCGTCAATGAGATCCAGAACGTGAACGCAACTGCTATCCGAATGACAATCCCCGACTCGCACTGGGGCGTTGCTATTATTCACTGGGTTGCCTGGTTGGTTTGTCTTCTTCGCATTCCTGCATTGTTCTCGAGGTTTTCGAGCGAGGAGAAGGGCGGCTGGCCATTGCCGGATTACCCAGAGCTCAAATACAACCAGTAG
- a CDS encoding Amidase domain-containing protein produces the protein MSTRDWKAIVAEKRLQQSEAIATAGTQVPMKGSSPEHAVNGQNGFHSITDISDAATLTGKIARGEVTSEAVTSAYIARAIEAHKMTNWQAILTEVLFQEALEQAKKLDDFYAKEGKTVGPLHGIPVTLKDQFNVKGHDTTLGYTSRALKPASEDAILVSMLKQLGAIIIAKTNLPQSIMWCETENPLWGLTTNPMMPGYTPGGSTGGESALLYMHGSMIGLGTDIGGSIRIPAHMMGLYGFKPSSSRLPYTGVPVSTEGQEHVPSSIGPLARSLSSIHHMMKETINKEPWTKDSRCTPIPWRQDVYESASQRKLTIGVLYDDGVVKPHPPISRVLEETVAALTAEGHEVIEWNDKLHAECIEVMDLFYTADGGEDIRREVEAGGEPFIPHVDKLINRGKPISVFEYWQLNKRKRALQQAYLEKWNSILSPRTGQPVDVLLMPPMPHPAVPHRATRWVGYTKVWNFVDYTALVIPAGKVKAEDCKAAWDHAPRNEMDEWNAKIWEENKQDMAEKELPIGVQLVGRNLDEEKVLAIGKVLDDMLQSRMHVTK, from the exons ATGTCGACGCGCGATTGGAAAGCGATTGTTGCTGAGAAGCGACTTCAGCAATCCGAGGCCATTGCCACGGCGGGAACGCAAGTGCCTATGAAGGGATCTAGTCCTGAGCACGCCGTGAATGGGCAGAATGGATTTCACTCGATTACGGATATCAGCGATGCAGCGACTCTGACTGGCAAGATTGCCCGTGGTGAGGTTACGAGTGAGGCTGTGACGAGCGCCTACATTGCACG CGCGATTGAAGCACACAAGATG ACAAATTGGCAAGCCAT TCTTACCGAAGTTTTGTTCCAAGAAGCCTTGGAACAGGCAAAGAAGCTCGATGACTTTTATGCCAAAGAAGGCAAGACAGTAGGACCCTTGCATGGCATTCCGGTCACTCTCAAAGACCAGTTCAACGTCAAAGGTCATGACACGACACTGGGATACACCAGCCGAGCCCTTAAACCTGCTTCTGAAGATGCCATACTAGTCAGCATGTTGAAGCAACTCGGTGCCATCATAATCGCTAAGACCAACCTTCCACAAAGCATAATG TGGTGTGAGACTGAGAACCCGCTCTGGGGCTTGACGACCAACCCTATGATGCCTGGATACACGCCAGGAGGCTCTACAGGCGGCGAGTCCGCTCTGCTTTACATGCATGGAAGTATGATAGGGCTCGGAACCGATATCGGCGGTAGCATTCGTATTCCTGCTCATATGATGGGACTTTATGGATTCAAGCCAAGC AGTTCTCGCCTCCCTTACACAGGAGTACCAGTCTCTACCGAAGGCCAGGAGCATGTACCCTCGTCCATCGGCCCTCTTGCTCGTTCCCTCTCATCTATCCATCATATGATGAAAGAAACAATCAATAAGGAGCCTTGGACTAAAGATAGCCGATGCACACCAATTCCATGGCGACAGGATGTCTACGAAAGCGCGTCACAGCGAAAGCTAACCATTGGCGTCTTGTACGATGACGGGGTCGTAAAGCCCCATCCACCTATTTCACGAGTCCTCGAAGAAACTGTAGCTGCCTTGACTGCAGAGGGCCACGAGGTGATAGAATGGAACGACAAGCTTCACGCAGAGTGTATCGAAGTTATGGATCTCTTCTATACTGccgatggaggagaggacaTCCGTCGAGAGGTGGAAGCAGGCGGAGAGCCCTTCATCCCACATGTCGACAAGCTGATCAACCGCGGCAAACCCATTTCGGTCTTTGAATACTGGCAGCTCAACAAGCGGAAGCGAGCCCTGCAACAAGCATACCTTGAAAAGTGGAACAGTATCCTCTCTCCTCGAACCGGGCAACCTGTCGACGTGCTCCTCATGCCCCCAATGCCGCACCCCGCAGTTCCTCACCGAGCGACGAGGTGGGTGGGATACACTAAAGTGTGGAACTTTGTCGACTACACTGCTTTGGTGATTCCCGCTGGCAAGGTTAAAGCGGAAGACTGCAAAGCGGCTTGGGATCATGCGCCGAGGAacgagatggacgagtggAATGCCAAGATTTGGGAGGAGAATAAGCAagacatggccgagaaggaacTCCCTATCGGCGTTCAGCTGGTGGGACGGAActtggatgaggagaaggtccTGGCTATTGGGAAAGTATTGGACGATATGCTGCAGTCAAGGATGCATGTGACCAAGTGA